Proteins from one Sabethes cyaneus chromosome 2, idSabCyanKW18_F2, whole genome shotgun sequence genomic window:
- the LOC128736948 gene encoding eclosion hormone codes for MISLRIISVAACVAIFTIALVLNDVEANPQIDLLGGYDIIGVCINNCAQCKKMFGEFFEGHLCAEACIQFKGKMVPDCEDINSIAPFLNKLN; via the exons ATGATTTCGTTAAGAATTATTTCTGTCGCTGCTTGCGTTGCCATTTTTACCATTGCATTAGTGCTGAACGACGTCGAAGCGAATCCCCAAATCG ATCTTCTCGGTGGGTACGATATCATTGGAGTTTGCATCAACAACTGTGCTCAGTGCAAAAAAATGTTCGGTGAATTCTTCGAGGGCCACCTGTGTGCCGAGGCGTGTATTCAGTTCAAGGGAAAAATGGTACCGGACTGTGAGGATATCAACTCCATCGCTCCGTTTCTGAACAAGCTGAACTAG